The Colius striatus isolate bColStr4 chromosome 8, bColStr4.1.hap1, whole genome shotgun sequence genome includes the window ccttcctgccctcaagcagatctacacacctGCCTAATTTGGTGCTATCAGTAAATTTAGTGAGGGTacacttgatcccctcatccagatcactgagaAGGacgttaaacagaacaggccccagcatcaagccctggggaacaccactgggaGCTgactgccaactggatttaactccattcactacgACTGTCTATGCCCAGCCATCCAGTCAGTTTTCCACTCATCTTAGAGTAGGttcatccaagccatgggcagccagtttctctaGGGGTTTGTGTGTAATGCAAAATCGAGTCCTATATCAATAACAGGCAAACAGATAAGCTCCCAGCTAGATTAGCATCTCTGCAGCCACTCAAGGAGGTTACAGAGACATTTATCCCTATTTCTCATGTGTGATGCAATAGTGAGAAGGGCAGCCATGGCAGCTCAGCAACATAAGCTTTCAACTGACCACAAGAAGTCTATAGTTATTTCAGTTGTGTAGTGAAGAAATAAGACCTGTAGCTGGTTAAGAATATCATAGACTGACAGAAGGAAAGGGAATGGGAATTACTTGGTTGGCAAAGGCTTTTGGTATACATTGTAAAGCCCTACCATTTGTACTTTCGTGAACTGGAACAAGTTTTGATTTGGATGTTTAGATGTTGGTACTAAGAGTGTTTAGATAAATTATCCATGAGGTTGGACTGCTTAGACACCAAGGCTATttcaaaagctattttttaGGTCATTGTGACATCAATGATATCGTAAGTGTGAAACTACTAGGCATAGAAGTCAACTGCTTTTAGTCAGTGAAATACCTTACATATGTTGTGGTGATTCCATAAAGAGGTATGTAGATTTGATGATCTGAGTTATAACAACTGTGTTTGAGCAATAGCCATGGAAGTCCCTAAAATAATACCTTCAccatttgtgtttcatttttgtccTGCCAAGTCAAGAAAGTTGTGACCTAGAAATGGACAGCAAAGTACTGCCAAGTTTTTGCTCTTTTGAGTGGCTGCAATGGtgtaaatagaaaataattttgcttcTTAATTTCTGCTGAAGTAaacctttgatttttttaattactcaaATATATCTTATCAGAGTGGAACCTATCAACGCTAAGTGAATCCTGTGTAACTGAACACAGTAGCTTGCcctgtccagaaaaaaatgttaattagaAATCACAGTTgatctctagaaaaaaaaaaggaaaataagtgtCGCTCATTTCACAGAACTGCGTGCTCTGTAGTATGCTCAGCATTCAGAGCCTCCCCAGTctaggaaaacagaaatatatgCAGTATGAATATTTATATGTTATTAAATCAGCAACAGCAGATATAGTCTGAAGGGCTATGAGGCTTGGCTTTCATACGAAGTACCTTCAAATGCCATTTATAATGAGTATGTACAGTTTATAAAATACAATTTCTGAAATTTATTACAGCTTTGAACGTTACACTACACTTACTACAATAGACCTTACAGCTGTAAACTGTTGTAACACATCATCTGTATGTCACTAACGACAATTATCAGTTAGGTACAAACAATTATTTCCAGCATTGCTTACAAagagtaattttaaattatCCCTTTAAAAAGCTTCAgtaaagatcttttttttttccaggcaaatATCCATTTATTTTTGGGTACAATCTAACCTATTAATGAACTCTATTTAAACTATAGCCACAAGCACTCATACAAATAGCTTTTTCCATTCTTAACACAAATATAAATTCATAAATCTACTGTGCATTTCTGATTATActtaagaacagaaaacattatTGAAATATATTAATTCCTTAATTTCTGCCACCCACTCCCTCATATGCTAAATTTTCATCACTATCTGTAGTAAGTCCAGTTTACTTCCTGGGCAAGACAGCTCTCTTAGGCAGGGCAAACCTTATGAGAAGGTAAATCTTTCTCTTCCATGAATTGACAGCTTTTATCACTAATAATGAcactctgcacacacacacacacaggcacacacaaaaaatctcCAGTGCATAATAATTTAATGTGTGGCCTTGATTGCCAGAAGATGTATGTGGGCAGGGAGAGTTAACTctgagggatggagggatgaaGCTCTTGCAACAGACACCACAGTGTAGTAGGCAGCAAGGGTGTCACACTTAATGATAGTGTCTTATCAGGTGTGTCAGTATATCCCCAGGATGGTTTTAGTGTGGAGGGATTACGTAGAAGTCTCATACAGCTCTAAAATATAATTTtgggtgcctgaggactggaggaaggtcAATAGCACAATgacactccagtcttcaaaaagggaaagaaggaggagccgggaaactacaggccagtcagcctcacgtCCATACCTGGAAACGTGATGGAAtagctcatcctggatgtcatctctaaGCACATGAAGAAAAAGCTGGTTATCAGGAGGATTTAACATGGATCCGTCAAGGGAAAATCATGGTttaccaacctgatagccttcaaTCATGGTATAACTGGCTGAGTAggtgaggagagagcagtggatgttatCTACCTTGGCCTCAGCAAGGTCTTTTACATTGTCTTGCTTAAAATCCTCATAGGGAAGTTCAGGCAGTATGGGTTGGATGAATGGATGGcaaggtggattgagaactgactgacagagcccagagggtggtgatcaacggcacagatttgagttggaggcctgtggccagtgggatttcacagggatcggttctggggccagtcttgttcaacatcttcatcaacgacctggatgaggggacagagtgtaccctcagcaagttcactgatgacaccaaactgggaggactgtctgattccccagaaggctgtgctgccattcagcaggatctcaactgacttgagagatgggcagagaggaacctcaggaggttccacaaggacaagtgcagagtcctgcatctggggaggaacaaccccacgcaccaagACAGACTAGGGGTCGACCTGTTGGCAAGCACTCTCtgaggagagagacctgggagttctagggggcagcaaattaaacatgagccagcaatatgacTTCACATTGGCcaacaaggccaatggcatccggGGGTGCATTAagaagaagagtgtgtccagcatgtcaagggaggttctgctccccctctactcagccctggtgaggcctcatctggagtcctatgtccagttctggacttgCTAGTTCATAAGACAGGGAACTACTCAGGGAACTACTGGAGATAGTCCAGCatagggctacaaagatgatcaggtgactggaacatctctctgacaaggaaagggtggttgttgagaggatgggaccagtctttttttggtagcatctagtgacaggacaaggcatAACGGGCACAAATTGGAACAGAGGAAGTTCCCCTTGaatgtgaggagaaacttctttcctatgagggtgaggagcgttggcacaggctgcctagggcagctgtggagtctccttctctggaggttttcaagactcacctggacatgtttttgtgcaacctgatctaggtggacctactttagcaggggattggacaggatgatctctagaggtcccttctgacagctgtcattctgtgattcagtttttggagaagataaaaaatgttaacatttatGATATGTGTTTCTAGTTTGTCTGAGAGGAAGAAATGTAATGATCACCTAGAAAATAACCAAaggaatcaaaacaaaaaacagagatCTTGTATCTCTTTTAAGAAAATACTAGGTTTATTTCATGGTTGCTCTCCAGAGCAACCTAAGGACTAGGCATGCTGAATGATAGTTGTTGCATGCTAAGAAAAATGAGTAATCACtaagagagagaagggaaatatACCAATGGGGTCTCAAAGTTCTTACCTGTATGCTTTTTTGCCTTCAAGAAAATAGCTAAATTTCATTGCATGAAGAAAATCAAACATCTAAATCTCAATGCTGAAGGAGTGGTGTTGTCATAGTGCAGCAGGACTATGAAAGATCTCACGAGGCCATTACACTACGCTTCTGTCTCAAGACAGTATTAACAATACAATGTCATTTCTGACAACTGTTTAGCAATGTCATCATAAAGACTTTTACTGACATGTCATAACCCCCCTAGGCAACTACTTCAGTACTTAATTATTCTTGTTATTAGGAAGTTTTTCCAAAGTCTTGCTTTGGTCTTTCTTACAGTTAAGCCTATTTCCTCATCTTGCTAGTCTTCTTCAGACAGCATAGATTGCAGTCACACTCAACCACTCATCAAGGACGTATTCCTGAAAAGACCAGGATAGCAAAAGCAATTATTTCCCACAAGAATTAATGTCATTCAGGGAAATGTGTACTGCAAACCATCCAACACCCTTTTTCTCTGCCTTATGTTGGTCTTCATGTTTGTaagtaaatcatagaatcatataaatGGGTTCAGAAAGACAACTTCAGgtcactttttattttgtgcACCAGCTTCTTTTCTGGAAGGACTGACTGCCTGAACTAgtaggagaaaggaaggattgCAGCTGCCTCAGTTGTTTGAAGCTTAAATCAGTTGTAACATTAGTTCTCAAACACCACTTTGCTGTAACTTCAGCCTAAATACAATAATTCATCTTCTAACATTTGAGGATGAGGAAGATCCTAGCTTGATATCATTAAGCCATTATATCAAAGTTAGGCACTTGAAATTGTGTTTAAGGTCCTACATAAAAGCAACTTAATTTTCCAGGGTTTTGAGCAGTCTTTTGATTTAACATAAGATAGTGATGTTTTAATAgagaattttttatttaagagcCTAAACACAGATTCAAAGGTGTAAATCCAGACGTGGAGCTTTGAAATAAACACAGAtgtaaaaccaaacacaaacctTTAAGACCAGAACAATGTGTATGTGTGATGTAAAGCcatggggggagggggaatgGGATTTAGCAATAAAGCTAAATATAAGATTATATTAGAGAATCtcaaaatattatttgttttattttgatctaATTATCTTGCTATTCTTAGTAAATATCACAAATTTGATTGAAGAATGGGGGTGAACAAATGTATAGGAAATGTCTACGGACTGTGAAACCGTAAGGGGTGAAGGGCTGCTGTTAAGGTTTTGGAATGAACTTCATCCACCTGTTACTCCTCGGGGTAAGAGCAGCAGGTTCCTGTCCCTCTGGGATGAGACTTTGCTGTGGGACAAGTGTAGCTTAAGTGGAGGCAGAGTTAGCTCTCCCTGTGGGATGGTATTGTGTGTGAGAAAGCCACAATCACTTATCCCTCTGGAACAGGACGATGGGGTCCCTCACATCGACCAAGGCCTGTACAGGGGGTGATAGTTTCCAGAGATAGCTCTGTCCCACAATCCAATTGCAAAATAGCTGGCACCTGATGACTCTtggggctgctgccagaggCAGTAGGTGCCTGAGAAGTCTCCATAGACATCTCCTCACTGCTGTCCTCTCCCTGAAGGCTTACGGCATGCGGTACGGGCTGCACCCAGGCAGTGACAGTGGGGGGTGGTACTGATGATAAAGCAGCTCCTTCCTTCTGGCAGGTGGTATCATGGTGATAGGAAACCAGCTCATTGCTGAAGTTGATCCTCTCTACAGCAGATCTGGGTGCGCCACAGCAGGAGCACCGGCAGCCCAGGAGGTTGCTGAAAGCCCGCCTGAAGTCTGCGTTGAAAGCATAGATCACTGGATTCACTGAGGAGTTGGCCCAGCCAAACCACACAAAGATGTTGAAGGTTGTTTGGCTAACGCAGGGTGACTGTCCTTCATGGTCTCCCTCGAGCTTGGGctggcagaaaggcagcagacaGTTTAGCAGGAAGAaaggcagccagcagcaaacAAAGACTCCCATTATGATAGAGAGGGTTTGCAGCACCTTGGTCTCCTTGCGTAGGGAACTCTGCAAAGAGGAGGTGTGCTCTTTGCTGTGAACTGGCCACTGCCCTCCTGCTCGCTCGAGGGTGGAGATGCGGCGGATCTGGGCCTGGGCAATTCGGTAGATCCTGGTATATGTGATGATCATGATAGCCACAGGGATGTAGAAGCTGATAAGGGAGGAGGTGATGGCATAAGCACGGTTCAGGCTGACATCACAGCGAGGTGTCCCAGGCGGCCAGGAGCTTGGGTATCTCCCGTCCTTGGCTTTATGCCAGTGTAGCTGCACTGGGATGAATGAGATGAGGATGGAGAGGGCCCAGGCCACGGCTATCATGGTGCAGGCAAGGCGCTGCGTCAT containing:
- the LOC104558531 gene encoding D(1)-like dopamine receptor, with the protein product MGNAVSGGSPRALRALTGCLLGALVLGTLVGNALVCMAVLRFRHLRAKVTNWFVLSLAISDLCVALLVMPWKAVTEVAGGSWLFGSRFCDTWVAFDIMCSTASILHLCIISLDRYWAIASPFRYERRMTQRLACTMIAVAWALSILISFIPVQLHWHKAKDGRYPSSWPPGTPRCDVSLNRAYAITSSLISFYIPVAIMIITYTRIYRIAQAQIRRISTLERAGGQWPVHSKEHTSSLQSSLRKETKVLQTLSIIMGVFVCCWLPFFLLNCLLPFCQPKLEGDHEGQSPCVSQTTFNIFVWFGWANSSVNPVIYAFNADFRRAFSNLLGCRCSCCGAPRSAVERINFSNELVSYHHDTTCQKEGAALSSVPPPTVTAWVQPVPHAVSLQGEDSSEEMSMETSQAPTASGSSPKSHQVPAILQLDCGTELSLETITPCTGLGRCEGPHRPVPEG